The window TGTGATGCAGTAGCACAGGGCATTAAAGACTGTAATATTTTAACCAACACTCCAACCATTTTCTGTGTGTTGACTGACGATACCAAGGAACAGTCAATTGCAAGAAGCGGTGGTGATTTAGGAAATAAAGGCGTTGAAGCAGCAGTAACGGCTTTAAGCATGATCAATTTTAAAAGAAATCTTTCTGATAAAAAAGGAAATATCGGTTTCGGAAATTAAAACCTAAATCTATTGAAATAAATAAGGAGCTTTTTACAGCTCCTTTTCTTTTATGTGAATTTTATTTGAATCTATCAAATGAGGAATAAACCTACTTTGGTTATTGGTAATCAAATGCACACTTTCTCTAATCCCAATTCCGGCAGATTCTTGCCCGATGACCCAACTTCCGATAACAGGATAATTTCCATTGAAGTTTGGAAGCTCAAATAACTCCTGATAAATAAAACCTTCTTTGCCGTAATCGCCTTGATTTTCTTCTATCGTTACATTATTTTTAAATAAACTTACGTTCGCTCCTTCTCTTGAATAGATTGGCTTTTTAACGAAATCTTTCAAATGCTTAGGTTCAAAATAACATTCCAGCAAATACGGATGATTAGGAAATAGTTCCCAAAGAATCGGCAAAATAGCTTTTGAGGAAAGAAGAATTTTCCACGCCGGCTCCATCCATTGAGATCTAAAATTATTGCGGATTAATTTCTCACCAAAACCGTCTTCCAAAATCCATTCGTAAGGGTATAATTTAAAAATATATTCCATAATGGTTTTGTCTCCGGCAATGAATTCTTCAATATCTTCTGCCCAACCAATATCCTGGATAGGAATAAATTCTGTTTCGAAACCTGCCTGCGTGGCACAGTCGCGCAAATATTCCACATTCGTTACGTCTTCAATATTCGTTAATGAAGCAAAATAAATGTAATGCGGATTCATGTATTTTTTAAGATACTTCCAATAATCGACCAGCTTTTCATGAATAGAATTGAACTGATCTTTGTAAGGAAACATTTCCTGCAGCCAATACCACTGAATGATCGACGCTTCGTATAAAGAGGTCGGCGTATCTGCATTAAACTCAAGCAGCTTTAAATTTTCACCATCAAAACCAAAATCAAATCTTCCGTAAATCGAAGGATGATCTTCTTCCCAGCTTG is drawn from Chryseobacterium muglaense and contains these coding sequences:
- a CDS encoding glutathionylspermidine synthase family protein, translating into MKRIQSQFRKNWEHKLENLGFGYHSLEGLYWDESHYYEFSSDEINKIENATTELWQMCLQAVDYIIEKNLWDKFNIPESFRNYIITSWEEDHPSIYGRFDFGFDGENLKLLEFNADTPTSLYEASIIQWYWLQEMFPYKDQFNSIHEKLVDYWKYLKKYMNPHYIYFASLTNIEDVTNVEYLRDCATQAGFETEFIPIQDIGWAEDIEEFIAGDKTIMEYIFKLYPYEWILEDGFGEKLIRNNFRSQWMEPAWKILLSSKAILPILWELFPNHPYLLECYFEPKHLKDFVKKPIYSREGANVSLFKNNVTIEENQGDYGKEGFIYQELFELPNFNGNYPVIGSWVIGQESAGIGIRESVHLITNNQSRFIPHLIDSNKIHIKEKEL